A genomic region of Arachis stenosperma cultivar V10309 chromosome 9, arast.V10309.gnm1.PFL2, whole genome shotgun sequence contains the following coding sequences:
- the LOC130948983 gene encoding uncharacterized protein LOC130948983 translates to MSTHGRGRGRGRGRIGTFTPGLAGNDPVDFMAALGNMAAAMQATAEALGNQINQGNHGNNNDEDGPMTLATFLKVHPPTFRGTSNPTDADNWIQAMERALQAQQVPEEQWVVFGTYQLQGEAQHWWQGTRRILQPNGAVIPWEVFRTEFYKKYFPNSARNAKELELMQLKQGQMTVAEYTSRFEELCRFSRICQGAPDDFAEWKCIKYEGGLRSDILSFVAPMEIRVFSELVNKSRVAEDCLRKATSDKSDQRIFVRKDQGRNFAPRGQDFKRGGYTPQPHLGQNNFQRFSNNNSQGRGKGKQAQTPPNDLTCRRCGKYHPNTPCRAGLGVCYYCGEAGHLSWNCPEKKKNQEAGKAQRQGRVFTMTADGAGTADTPIRGNHALIIEISDCLA, encoded by the coding sequence ATGTCGACTCACGGACGCGGTCGCGGCCGAGGTAGAGGTAGGATAGGCACTTTTACTCCTGGCCTGGCAGGGAATGATCCAGTAGACTTCATGGCTGCCCTGGGAAATATGGCTGCGGCTATGCAGGCGACAGCCGAGGCACTAGGTAATCAGATAAACCAGGGTAATCACGGAAACAATAATGATGAGGATGGTCCCATGACACTTGCTACATTTCTGAAAGTTCACCCTCCGACCTTTAGGGGAACCTCAAATCCTACAGATGCAGATAATTGGATTCAAGCTATGGAACGGGCACTGCAGGCTCAGCAGGTTCCTGAGGAGCAATGGGTTGTGTTTGGAACTTATCAGCTGCAAGGTGAGGCTCAGCATTGGTGGCAGGGGACACGACGTATCCTGCAGCCAAATGGCGCTGTGATTCCTTGGGAGGTTTTCCGAACAGAGttctataaaaaatactttCCTAATTCAGCCAGAAATGCCAAAGAACTTGAATTGATGCAGTTAAAGCAGGGACAGATGACTGTTGCTGAGTATACTAGCAGGTTTGAGGAGTTATGTCGCTTTTCTCGTATTTGTCAAGGTGCGCCTGATGATTTTGCTGAGTGGAAAtgtattaagtatgagggaGGTCTTCGAAGTGATATTCTGAGCTTCGTTGCACCAATGGAGATCAGAGTGTTTTCAGAACTGGTAAACAAAAGTAGAGTTGCTGAGGATTGTCTGAGAAAGGCGACATCAGATAAGAGTGATCAGCGAATTTTTGTTAGGAAAGATCAGGGAAGGAACTTCGCCCCTAGAGGACAAGATTTTAAGAGAGGCGGTTATACCCCACAACCACATTTGGGTCAGAATAACTTCCAGAGATTCAGTAATAATAACAGCCAGGGAAgaggcaaaggaaagcaagctCAGACCCCACCGAATGATTTAACTTGTAGAAGGTGTGGAAAGTACCACCCGAATACTCCGTGCAGGGCTGGTTTAGGTGTATGCTATTACTGTGGTGAAGCTGGGCATTTGTCTTGGAATTGtccagaaaagaagaagaatcaagAAGCTGGAAAGGCACAACGTCAGGGACGCGTGTTTACTATGACAGCGGATGGTGCTGGAACCGCAGATACTCCGATTAGAGGTAATCACGCACTGATAATCGAAATTTCCGACTGCCTTGCGTAG